From one Ooceraea biroi isolate clonal line C1 chromosome 7, Obir_v5.4, whole genome shotgun sequence genomic stretch:
- the LOC113562241 gene encoding odorant receptor Or2-like, translated as MLCIECEVTSVHAGRETISFSLTFDMDDSKYSGRNDFEWAVKLNRAGLNLIGIWPDPEENSREKLMSHIRVFITFVLVISLLVPSIHSLIKTHADIMLTTDNLQYTLPVLSTIIKLSIFWWKKKALASIVKMIVEDWLNSKTIYEKNEMIKWALRARIIITCTYLVITVAFIIFFGMPIFGKSMALTPNITDSGKSMLMPTYYIYDVTKKPQYELTFISQCISISTVAVIYTGIDNFFALCVFHICGQLNIMRSRLKHSHGNFRTLLKNSVIYHIRLLKTINTIEDTYNVILLILFVYFGLMFAFCGFLLIILFEVEENNVSFTRLLFLFLVIISMLVHMGIYCAVGEALISECNGIYYAVYDFEWYYLDPKEAKDLIPFMIKVSEPVYFTAGNVFPVTMAMLCNRFLEP; from the exons GCTCTGTATTGAATGCGAGGTAACATCGGTTCATGCAGGAAGAGAGACTATCAGTTTTTCGCTAACCTTCGATATGGATGATTCAAAGTACTCGGGACGAAATG ACTTCGAATGGGCAGTGAAATTGAATCGTGCGGGTTTGAATTTGATTGGGATATGGCCTGACCCGGAAGAAAATtccagagaaaaattaatgagcCATATCCGTGTATTCATTACATTTGTGCTGGTGATAAGTTTATTGGTGCCTTCTATACATTCATTGATTAAAACTCATGCTGATATCATGTTGACAACAGACAATTTACAATATACTTTACCGGTTCTTAGCACCATTATAAAACTCTCAATATTTTGGTGGAAAAAAAAAG CACTTGCCTCGATCGTAAAGATGATTGTCGAAGACTGGTTAAACTCAAAAACCATctatgaaaaaaatgagatgATAAAATGGGCGCTACGTGcacgtataattattacatgcaCGTATCTTGTAATAACAGTggcatttataattttttttggcATGCCTATTTTCGGAAAATCAATGGCATTGACACCGAATATCACGGATTCCGGCAAATCAATGCTCATGCCAACCTATTACATTTATGATGTAACGAAGAAACCGCAGTatgaattaacatttattagtCAATGCATCTCTATCAGTACTGTTGCCGTGATTTATACAGGAATCGATAACTTTTTTGCATTATgtgtttttcatatttgcgGACAATTGAATATTATGAGGAGTCGTCTCAAACATAGTCACGGAAATTTTCGTACCTTATTAAAGAATAGTGTGATATATCATATTCGATTGCTCAa aacTATAAATACTATAGAAGATACGTACAATgtgatacttttaatattgtttgtaTATTTTGGACTAATGTTTGCATTCTGCGGATTcctattaattatt CTATTTGAAGTCGAAGAGAACAATGTATCGTTCACGCGtttgttatttcttttccttGTTATTATCTCTATGCTCGTACATATGGGTATTTATTGCGCAGTTGGTGAGGCACTAATATCTGAA TGCAATGGAATTTATTATGCGGTCTACGATTTCGAATGGTACTATTTGGATCCAAAAGAAGCGAAGGATTTAATCCCATTTATGATTAAAGTTAGTGAGCCTGTATATTTTACTGCTGGAAACGTGTTTCCAGTGACAATGGCTATGCTTTGCAAT cgtTTCCTAGAACCATAA
- the LOC105286679 gene encoding uncharacterized protein LOC105286679 isoform X2, with the protein MLCIECEVTSVHAGRETISFSLTFDMGASKYSGRNDFEWAVKLNRAGLNLVGIWPDPEENPREKLMSNIRVFVTFLLVISLLVPSIHSLIKTHSDIMLTTDNLQYTLPALSTIIKLPIFWWKKKALASIIKMIVEDWLKSKTIYEKNAMMKWALRARIIITCTYLVIVLAFILLFGMPIIGKSMALTPNITDSGKSMLMPTYYIYDVTKKPQYQLTLISQCISLSTGAVIYTGIDNFFGLCVFHICGQLNIMRSRLKHSHGNFRTVLKNSVIYHIRLLRAINTIEDTYSVILLILFVYFGIMFAFCGFLLITLFEVEENNVSFTRLLFLFLIIISMLVHMGIYCAVGEALISECNGIYYAVYDFEWYYLDPKEAKDLIPFIIKVSEPVYFTAGKVFPVTMAMLCNYGHPKREDVLQSTSRSNN; encoded by the exons ATGCTCTGTATTGAATGCGAGGTAACATCGGTTCATGCAGGAAGAGAAACCATCAGTTTTTCGCTAACCTTCGATATGGGTGCTTCAAAATACTCCGGACGAAATg ACTTCGAATGGGCAGTGAAATTGAATCGTGCGGGTTTGAATTTGGTTGGGATATGGCCTGATCCGGAAGAAAATCccagagaaaaattaatgagcAATATACGTGTATTCGTTACATTTCTGCTGGTGATAAGTTTATTGGTGCCTTCTATACATTCATTGATTAAAACTCATTCTGATATCATGCTGACAACAGACAATTTACAATATACTTTACCGGCTCTTAGCACTATTATAAAACTCCCAATATTTTGGTGGAAAAAAAAAG CACTTGCCTCGATCATAAAGATGATTGTCGAAGACTGGTTAAAGTCAAAAACCATCtatgaaaaaaatgcgatGATGAAATGGGCGCTACGTgcacgtattattattacatgcaCGTATCTTGTAATAGTGTTGGCATTCATACTGCTTTTTGGCATGCCTATTATCGGAAAATCAATGGCATTGACTCCGAATATCACTGATTCCGGCAAATCAATGCTCATGCCAACCTATTACATTTATGATGTAACGAAGAAACCGCAGTATCAATTAACACTTATTAGTCAATGCATCTCTCTCAGTACTGGTGCAGTGATTTATACAGGAATCGATAACTTTTTTGGACTATgtgtttttcatatttgcgGACAATTGAATATTATGAGGAGTCGTCTCAAACATAGTCACGGAAATTTTCGTACCGTATTGAAGAATAGTGTGATATATCATATTCGATTGCTCAg AGCTATAAATACTATAGAAGATACGTACAGTGTGatccttttaatattgtttgtatattttggaataatgtttgcattctGCGGATTCCTATTAATTACT CTATTTGAAGTCGAAGAGAACAATGTATCGTTCACGCGtttgttatttcttttccttATTATTATCTCTATGCTCGTACATATGGGTATTTATTGCGCAGTTGGCGAGGCACTAATATCTGAA TGCAATGGAATTTATTATGCGGTCTACGATTTCGAATGGTACTATTTGGATCCAAAAGAAGCGAAGGATTTAATcccatttattattaaagttagTGAGCCTGTATATTTCACTGCTGGAAAAGTATTTCCAGTGACAATGGCTATGCTTTGCAAT
- the LOC105286679 gene encoding uncharacterized protein LOC105286679 isoform X1, whose protein sequence is MLCIECEVTSVHAGRETISFSLTFDMGASKYSGRNDFEWAVKLNRAGLNLVGIWPDPEENPREKLMSNIRVFVTFLLVISLLVPSIHSLIKTHSDIMLTTDNLQYTLPALSTIIKLPIFWWKKKALASIIKMIVEDWLKSKTIYEKNAMMKWALRARIIITCTYLVIVLAFILLFGMPIIGKSMALTPNITDSGKSMLMPTYYIYDVTKKPQYQLTLISQCISLSTGAVIYTGIDNFFGLCVFHICGQLNIMRSRLKHSHGNFRTVLKNSVIYHIRLLRAINTIEDTYSVILLILFVYFGIMFAFCGFLLITLFEVEENNVSFTRLLFLFLIIISMLVHMGIYCAVGEALISECNGIYYAVYDFEWYYLDPKEAKDLIPFIIKVSEPVYFTAGKVFPVTMAMLCNLIKTSAGYISVLLATKRN, encoded by the exons ATGCTCTGTATTGAATGCGAGGTAACATCGGTTCATGCAGGAAGAGAAACCATCAGTTTTTCGCTAACCTTCGATATGGGTGCTTCAAAATACTCCGGACGAAATg ACTTCGAATGGGCAGTGAAATTGAATCGTGCGGGTTTGAATTTGGTTGGGATATGGCCTGATCCGGAAGAAAATCccagagaaaaattaatgagcAATATACGTGTATTCGTTACATTTCTGCTGGTGATAAGTTTATTGGTGCCTTCTATACATTCATTGATTAAAACTCATTCTGATATCATGCTGACAACAGACAATTTACAATATACTTTACCGGCTCTTAGCACTATTATAAAACTCCCAATATTTTGGTGGAAAAAAAAAG CACTTGCCTCGATCATAAAGATGATTGTCGAAGACTGGTTAAAGTCAAAAACCATCtatgaaaaaaatgcgatGATGAAATGGGCGCTACGTgcacgtattattattacatgcaCGTATCTTGTAATAGTGTTGGCATTCATACTGCTTTTTGGCATGCCTATTATCGGAAAATCAATGGCATTGACTCCGAATATCACTGATTCCGGCAAATCAATGCTCATGCCAACCTATTACATTTATGATGTAACGAAGAAACCGCAGTATCAATTAACACTTATTAGTCAATGCATCTCTCTCAGTACTGGTGCAGTGATTTATACAGGAATCGATAACTTTTTTGGACTATgtgtttttcatatttgcgGACAATTGAATATTATGAGGAGTCGTCTCAAACATAGTCACGGAAATTTTCGTACCGTATTGAAGAATAGTGTGATATATCATATTCGATTGCTCAg AGCTATAAATACTATAGAAGATACGTACAGTGTGatccttttaatattgtttgtatattttggaataatgtttgcattctGCGGATTCCTATTAATTACT CTATTTGAAGTCGAAGAGAACAATGTATCGTTCACGCGtttgttatttcttttccttATTATTATCTCTATGCTCGTACATATGGGTATTTATTGCGCAGTTGGCGAGGCACTAATATCTGAA TGCAATGGAATTTATTATGCGGTCTACGATTTCGAATGGTACTATTTGGATCCAAAAGAAGCGAAGGATTTAATcccatttattattaaagttagTGAGCCTGTATATTTCACTGCTGGAAAAGTATTTCCAGTGACAATGGCTATGCTTTGCAAT
- the LOC105286679 gene encoding uncharacterized protein LOC105286679 isoform X5: MLCIECEVTSVHAGRETISFSLTFDMGASKYSGRNDFEWAVKLNRAGLNLVGIWPDPEENPREKLMSNIRVFVTFLLVISLLVPSIHSLIKTHSDIMLTTDNLQYTLPALSTIIKLPIFWWKKKALASIIKMIVEDWLKSKTIYEKNAMMKWALRARIIITCTYLVIVLAFILLFGMPIIGKSMALTPNITDSGKSMLMPTYYIYDVTKKPQYQLTLISQCISLSTGAVIYTGIDNFFGLCVFHICGQLNIMRSRLKHSHGNFRTVLKNSVIYHIRLLRAINTIEDTYSVILLILFVYFGIMFAFCGFLLITLARH; the protein is encoded by the exons ATGCTCTGTATTGAATGCGAGGTAACATCGGTTCATGCAGGAAGAGAAACCATCAGTTTTTCGCTAACCTTCGATATGGGTGCTTCAAAATACTCCGGACGAAATg ACTTCGAATGGGCAGTGAAATTGAATCGTGCGGGTTTGAATTTGGTTGGGATATGGCCTGATCCGGAAGAAAATCccagagaaaaattaatgagcAATATACGTGTATTCGTTACATTTCTGCTGGTGATAAGTTTATTGGTGCCTTCTATACATTCATTGATTAAAACTCATTCTGATATCATGCTGACAACAGACAATTTACAATATACTTTACCGGCTCTTAGCACTATTATAAAACTCCCAATATTTTGGTGGAAAAAAAAAG CACTTGCCTCGATCATAAAGATGATTGTCGAAGACTGGTTAAAGTCAAAAACCATCtatgaaaaaaatgcgatGATGAAATGGGCGCTACGTgcacgtattattattacatgcaCGTATCTTGTAATAGTGTTGGCATTCATACTGCTTTTTGGCATGCCTATTATCGGAAAATCAATGGCATTGACTCCGAATATCACTGATTCCGGCAAATCAATGCTCATGCCAACCTATTACATTTATGATGTAACGAAGAAACCGCAGTATCAATTAACACTTATTAGTCAATGCATCTCTCTCAGTACTGGTGCAGTGATTTATACAGGAATCGATAACTTTTTTGGACTATgtgtttttcatatttgcgGACAATTGAATATTATGAGGAGTCGTCTCAAACATAGTCACGGAAATTTTCGTACCGTATTGAAGAATAGTGTGATATATCATATTCGATTGCTCAg AGCTATAAATACTATAGAAGATACGTACAGTGTGatccttttaatattgtttgtatattttggaataatgtttgcattctGCGGATTCCTATTAATTACT TTGGCGAGGCACTAA
- the LOC105286679 gene encoding odorant receptor 43a-like isoform X4, translating into MEDFEWAVKLNRAGLNLVGIWPDPEENPREKLMSNIRVFVTFLLVISLLVPSIHSLIKTHSDIMLTTDNLQYTLPALSTIIKLPIFWWKKKALASIIKMIVEDWLKSKTIYEKNAMMKWALRARIIITCTYLVIVLAFILLFGMPIIGKSMALTPNITDSGKSMLMPTYYIYDVTKKPQYQLTLISQCISLSTGAVIYTGIDNFFGLCVFHICGQLNIMRSRLKHSHGNFRTVLKNSVIYHIRLLRAINTIEDTYSVILLILFVYFGIMFAFCGFLLITLFEVEENNVSFTRLLFLFLIIISMLVHMGIYCAVGEALISECNGIYYAVYDFEWYYLDPKEAKDLIPFIIKVSEPVYFTAGKVFPVTMAMLCNLIKTSAGYISVLLATKRN; encoded by the exons ATg gAAGACTTCGAATGGGCAGTGAAATTGAATCGTGCGGGTTTGAATTTGGTTGGGATATGGCCTGATCCGGAAGAAAATCccagagaaaaattaatgagcAATATACGTGTATTCGTTACATTTCTGCTGGTGATAAGTTTATTGGTGCCTTCTATACATTCATTGATTAAAACTCATTCTGATATCATGCTGACAACAGACAATTTACAATATACTTTACCGGCTCTTAGCACTATTATAAAACTCCCAATATTTTGGTGGAAAAAAAAAG CACTTGCCTCGATCATAAAGATGATTGTCGAAGACTGGTTAAAGTCAAAAACCATCtatgaaaaaaatgcgatGATGAAATGGGCGCTACGTgcacgtattattattacatgcaCGTATCTTGTAATAGTGTTGGCATTCATACTGCTTTTTGGCATGCCTATTATCGGAAAATCAATGGCATTGACTCCGAATATCACTGATTCCGGCAAATCAATGCTCATGCCAACCTATTACATTTATGATGTAACGAAGAAACCGCAGTATCAATTAACACTTATTAGTCAATGCATCTCTCTCAGTACTGGTGCAGTGATTTATACAGGAATCGATAACTTTTTTGGACTATgtgtttttcatatttgcgGACAATTGAATATTATGAGGAGTCGTCTCAAACATAGTCACGGAAATTTTCGTACCGTATTGAAGAATAGTGTGATATATCATATTCGATTGCTCAg AGCTATAAATACTATAGAAGATACGTACAGTGTGatccttttaatattgtttgtatattttggaataatgtttgcattctGCGGATTCCTATTAATTACT CTATTTGAAGTCGAAGAGAACAATGTATCGTTCACGCGtttgttatttcttttccttATTATTATCTCTATGCTCGTACATATGGGTATTTATTGCGCAGTTGGCGAGGCACTAATATCTGAA TGCAATGGAATTTATTATGCGGTCTACGATTTCGAATGGTACTATTTGGATCCAAAAGAAGCGAAGGATTTAATcccatttattattaaagttagTGAGCCTGTATATTTCACTGCTGGAAAAGTATTTCCAGTGACAATGGCTATGCTTTGCAAT